A single Neospora caninum Liverpool complete genome, chromosome VIIb DNA region contains:
- a CDS encoding putative Trichohyalin — protein MSQTAATNSATVAPRTSEKSSPADPIASSNSQSYVQSMDDFVVLDEHERACGYVVKFQSLCSQSELSVSIHERVSARLETKRKRLSRQSSLVEREKRARERHEEHLCRRRVVARKFIERRAAVVERIRKTQEERAKNLELRVNRLDKRALDFLESSTPGLETAEEVGGDSLSLDADPVAIHQKRAEETLANRIEGIQANLQKKMQSAEERRNQLRAQEKERLAKALQQIEKVQGKNKLEEEEKSLRLQEKLEEAERRRKQLLDEESSRRKQKWEEKREVILAREMEIEEKKKSLEERVELAIERKNKIIEETKLTLQKKITEAEEQVSRNRTEMERRLQELAEKMSQKQEKAEQLRVTLMKRKKAPSPSTLRALHAETSPSSNEDRQDMATCETGTALEEEVAVN, from the exons ATGAGTCAGACCGCCGCAACGAACTCCGCCACGGTGGCGCCCAGGACTTCCGAGAAATCGTCCCCGGCAGATCCAATCGCCTCGTCCAACTCTCAAAGCTACGTGCAATCGATGGACgacttcgtcgtcctcgatgaacacgagagagcgtGTGGATACGTGGTGAAGTTTCAG AGTCTGTGCAGCCAGAGCGAGTTGTCTGTTAGCATCCACGAGCGCGTGAGTGCGCGTttggagacgaagcgaaagCGCTTGTCGCGGCAATCCTCGCTCGTCGAGCGGGAGAAACGTGCCCGCGAACGCCATGAGGAACACCTTTGCAGACGGCGCGTGGTGGCGAGGAAATTCATTGAGCG TCGCGCAGCGGTTGTGGAGCGAATCCGAAAGACTcaagaagaacgcgcaaaGAACCTCGAGCTCCGCGTGAATCGCCTAGACAAACGCGCTTTGGATTTCCTCGAGAGTTCGACTCCTGGTCTGGAAACTGCCGAAGAAGTTGGAGGGgactccctctctctcgacgcggACCCCGTTGCCATCCACCAAAAacgagcagaagaaaccCTCGCGAACAGAATCGAGGGAATTCAG GCAAATTTGCAGAAGAAGATGCAGAGTGCAGAGGAGCGCAGGAACCAGCTGCGGGCgcaggagaaggaacgccTCGCAAAGGCTCTTCAGCAAATCGAAAAAGTCCAGGGAAAGAACaaactggaagaagaggagaaatcCCTCAGACTCCAG GAGAAGttggaggaggcagagaggcgtcgcAAGCAGCTTCTGGACGAAGAGTCCTCTCGGCGCAAGCAGAAGtgggaggagaaacgcgaggtcATCCTGgcgagagaaatggagattgaggagaagaagaag tCTCTCGAGGAGCGCGTCGAACTGGCgatcgagaggaagaacaaaaTCATCGAAGAGACGAAGCTAACTCTCCAGAAGAAGATCACGGAAGCCGAGGAGCAAGTCAGCAG GAACCGCACGGAGATGGAGCGGCGTTTGCAGGAGCTGGCAGAGAAGATGTCCcagaagcaagaaaaggCCGAGCAGCTTCGGGTGACCTTgatgaagcggaagaaggcgccgagtCCCTCGACTCTGCGcgcgttgcatgcagagacgtCGCCCTCTTCCAACGAAGACCGACAGGACATGGCGACTTGCGAGACCGGCACGGCTCTCGAAGAAGAAGTGGCTGTCaactga